One Aquificaceae bacterium genomic region harbors:
- a CDS encoding M23 family metallopeptidase produces MKPIAFLLLTFLSACGIVQIEIRDKSPQREVKKTQTPQERKPTTQQREEPTTKPQGETLRVAMPVRGKIARTERGYFITTSCDEFFRSVSNGRVLYAGDDIRNMGWVVMVDSEDGYIYVYARAGGSLVKKGETVRRGQPLGRVGNSGDSCGILFEVRDQEGRPVNFELVI; encoded by the coding sequence GCCTGTGGCATAGTGCAGATTGAGATAAGGGACAAAAGTCCTCAAAGGGAGGTTAAAAAGACACAAACGCCTCAAGAGAGAAAGCCAACTACTCAGCAAAGGGAAGAGCCTACTACAAAACCTCAAGGAGAAACTCTTAGAGTTGCCATGCCTGTAAGGGGTAAAATTGCACGCACTGAAAGAGGATATTTTATTACCACTTCCTGCGATGAGTTTTTTAGGTCTGTGAGCAACGGTAGAGTTTTGTATGCGGGGGATGACATAAGGAATATGGGTTGGGTGGTTATGGTGGACTCGGAAGATGGGTATATATATGTGTATGCAAGGGCAGGCGGTTCGCTGGTGAAGAAAGGAGAGACGGTAAGAAGGGGACAGCCTTTGGGTAGGGTGGGGAACTCTGGGGATAGTTGCGGTATTCTCTTTGAGGTTAGAGACCAAGAGGGAAGACCAGTAAACTTTGAGCTTGTGATATAA
- the ilvC gene encoding ketol-acid reductoisomerase produces the protein MAKVYYDQDASLEPLIGKTVAILGYGSQGHAHALNLRDSGIRVVIGLYEGSRSKAKAIADGFPVLTPERATQEADIIMFLTPDTVQPQLYKESVEPFLDSSKSLAFAHGFNIHFRQIVPPRDVDVFMVAPKGPGHLVRWMYEEGKGVPALIAVYQDASGTCKEKALAYAKALGATRAGVIETTFKEETETDLFGEQSVLCGGVTALIKAGFETLVEAGYQPEVAYFECLHELKLIVDLIYQYGIAGMRYSISDTAKYGDVTRGDRIYKAVKPLMKSILEEIQRGEFAREWILENQAGRPVFNALLERDRHHLIEKVGEELRRMMPWITGKELK, from the coding sequence ATGGCAAAGGTTTATTATGACCAAGATGCAAGCCTTGAGCCATTGATTGGAAAAACTGTTGCCATACTTGGTTATGGAAGCCAAGGGCATGCTCATGCACTCAATCTCAGAGACAGCGGTATAAGGGTTGTTATAGGTCTCTATGAGGGCAGTAGGTCTAAGGCAAAGGCTATAGCGGATGGTTTTCCTGTTTTAACACCGGAGAGAGCAACCCAAGAAGCGGACATAATAATGTTCCTAACACCAGATACAGTCCAGCCACAGCTATACAAAGAGAGTGTTGAGCCTTTTCTTGACAGCTCAAAGAGCCTTGCCTTTGCACATGGGTTTAACATACATTTCAGACAGATAGTCCCACCAAGGGATGTGGACGTGTTTATGGTAGCACCAAAGGGTCCAGGACACCTTGTAAGGTGGATGTATGAAGAAGGCAAAGGTGTTCCAGCTCTTATTGCGGTCTATCAAGATGCCTCTGGCACTTGCAAAGAAAAAGCTCTCGCATACGCAAAGGCACTGGGTGCCACAAGGGCAGGTGTAATAGAGACTACCTTCAAGGAAGAAACAGAAACGGACCTCTTTGGAGAGCAGTCAGTTTTATGTGGTGGAGTCACTGCACTTATAAAGGCTGGCTTTGAAACCCTTGTAGAGGCTGGATATCAGCCAGAAGTTGCCTACTTTGAATGCCTTCATGAATTAAAGCTCATAGTAGACCTCATATACCAATACGGAATAGCAGGTATGAGGTATTCTATCTCCGACACCGCCAAGTATGGAGATGTGACAAGAGGAGACAGAATATACAAAGCGGTCAAGCCTCTCATGAAGAGCATACTTGAGGAAATACAGAGGGGTGAGTTTGCCAGGGAGTGGATTTTGGAAAACCAAGCGGGAAGACCAGTCTTTAATGCCTTGCTTGAAAGAGACAGGCATCATCTTATAGAAAAGGTAGGTGAAGAGCTAAGACGCATGATGCCTTGGATTACAGGAAAGGAGCTTAAATGA
- a CDS encoding CDP-alcohol phosphatidyltransferase family protein, which yields MNLTKKRESLKRVYQPVGVALYRLHLPPNFITLMSVALGMASAYAFYHGKLLTAASLLLLSGLFDLADGMVARLSDKTSKFGAVFDWLADKWVDGFVLGTVGYFYAGPLTAITVVTASMLHSFIKPVVYAEIGYKERVKGKIKDPLEGVGFFGRPETHITLIIFTILERFNAPLGLEFGIKLIAVLTMASLLLRILYLYRHYGREYE from the coding sequence ATGAACCTCACAAAGAAAAGGGAAAGCCTAAAAAGGGTCTATCAGCCAGTGGGTGTTGCCCTCTATAGGCTCCACCTTCCCCCTAATTTTATAACCCTTATGTCTGTTGCCCTTGGTATGGCTTCCGCCTATGCCTTCTATCATGGCAAACTTCTCACCGCTGCGAGCCTTCTTTTGCTTTCTGGTCTTTTTGACCTTGCGGATGGTATGGTGGCAAGGCTATCAGACAAAACGTCAAAGTTTGGAGCGGTCTTTGACTGGCTTGCGGACAAATGGGTGGACGGCTTTGTATTGGGAACTGTGGGATACTTTTACGCAGGACCCCTTACCGCAATAACTGTGGTGACCGCATCCATGCTCCACTCCTTTATAAAACCTGTGGTATACGCAGAAATAGGCTACAAAGAAAGGGTCAAGGGCAAGATAAAAGACCCCCTTGAAGGTGTAGGTTTTTTTGGAAGACCAGAAACTCACATTACACTTATTATCTTTACGATTTTGGAAAGGTTTAATGCACCCCTCGGTCTTGAGTTTGGAATAAAGCTCATAGCGGTGCTCACTATGGCTTCCTTGCTTTTGAGAATTTTATACCTGTATAGGCACTATGGGAGAGAATACGAATGA
- a CDS encoding 2,5-diamino-6-(ribosylamino)-4(3H)-pyrimidinone 5'-phosphate reductase gives MRPYVIIVSEVSVDGKLTLYRGASSKELMTLMDQEAYRYLHEIRAKVDGIMVGCETVRTDNPSLTVRYVEGKNPTRIIPCSTANVPLDANIFSKDAPTIIVTTNRAPAERVQKIRSIGAEVLVVGEDLVDFERLMPILYERGIRSLMVEGGASINWELIRRGFVDEIRLIHLPVIVGGENVPTLVGGEGFKSLRNLLHLRLRSHFKRGKHLITEWEVVK, from the coding sequence ATGAGACCCTATGTGATAATTGTCTCTGAAGTTAGCGTTGATGGAAAGCTAACCCTATACAGGGGTGCTTCCAGTAAGGAGTTAATGACGCTAATGGACCAAGAAGCCTATAGATATCTTCATGAGATAAGGGCAAAGGTGGATGGCATAATGGTGGGATGTGAAACGGTTAGGACGGACAATCCCAGCTTGACAGTTAGGTATGTGGAGGGTAAAAACCCCACAAGGATAATACCTTGCTCCACCGCCAACGTGCCACTGGATGCCAACATTTTCTCAAAGGATGCACCAACCATAATAGTTACCACAAACAGAGCTCCGGCAGAAAGAGTGCAAAAGATAAGGTCAATAGGTGCGGAGGTGCTTGTGGTAGGTGAAGACCTCGTAGACTTTGAAAGGCTTATGCCTATTCTCTATGAGAGGGGTATAAGAAGTCTTATGGTGGAGGGTGGTGCTTCCATAAACTGGGAGCTTATAAGAAGAGGATTTGTGGACGAGATAAGACTTATACACCTTCCTGTGATAGTGGGCGGGGAGAATGTTCCTACGCTTGTGGGTGGTGAAGGCTTTAAAAGCCTAAGAAACTTACTTCATCTTAGGCTTAGGTCTCACTTCAAGAGAGGCAAACATCTCATAACTGAGTGGGAAGTGGTCAAATAG
- a CDS encoding DUF2103 domain-containing protein: MAKHRKAKVKIEHHLLEGLEEYLERLSRMDCVKSIIPGRISRQNGGRGSKGLFLKYRTNSGYKLLYKMGTSVQEVFVVCKDPQAFEKAFKESMVFNRD, encoded by the coding sequence ATGGCAAAGCATAGGAAAGCCAAAGTAAAAATAGAACACCACCTCTTAGAGGGCTTGGAGGAGTATTTAGAAAGACTATCTCGTATGGACTGTGTAAAGTCCATAATACCGGGAAGGATAAGCAGGCAAAACGGGGGAAGAGGCTCAAAGGGACTTTTTCTAAAATACAGAACCAATTCGGGCTACAAGCTACTCTATAAGATGGGCACTTCCGTGCAAGAAGTTTTTGTAGTTTGCAAAGACCCACAAGCCTTTGAAAAAGCCTTTAAGGAAAGTATGGTATTCAACAGAGATTAG